A region of Enoplosus armatus isolate fEnoArm2 chromosome 14, fEnoArm2.hap1, whole genome shotgun sequence DNA encodes the following proteins:
- the apoda.1 gene encoding apolipoprotein Da, duplicate 1: MKLSFVLVFAFILPLIRAQVPHWGPCPEPAVQPAFNLKQFMGRWFEIGKLPAQFEKGRCIETNFTLKTDNSIRVVSSEILKGELRKIEGTGVIEDLKNPAKLGISYSYVLPYSPYWILSTDYVNSALVYSCTDVLRLFHVDFAWILSRTRTLPDSTVERAKETFAKNNIDVSRMIASRQQGCDKSF; the protein is encoded by the exons ATGAAGTTATCTTTTGTTCTGGTTTTTGCATTCATCCTCCCGCTCATCAGGGCACAGGTGCCCCACTGGGGACCGTGTCCAGAACCAGCCGTTCAACCGGCCTTCAACCTTAAACAG TTCATGGGGAGATGGTTTGAAATTGGCAAACTGCCAGCCCAGTTTGAGAAGGGACGGTGCATCGAAACCAATTTCACTTTGAAGACAGACAACTCCATTCGAGTGGTCAGCTCTGAGATACT aaaaggagagctCAGGAAAATCGAAGGGACTGGAGTCATAGAGGATCTGAAGAATCCGGCAAAACTGGGAATAAGTTATTCCTATG TCCTGCCCTACTCCCCTTACTGGATCCTGTCCACTGACTACGTGAACTCGGCCCTGGTGTATTCCTGCACGGACGTCTTGAGGCTCTTCCACGTCGACTTCGCCTGGATCCTCAGCCGAACACGAACCCTGCCGGACTCCACTGTCGAGAGAGCCAAGGAGACCTTCGCCAAAAACAACATCGATGTTAGCAGGATGATTGCCAGCAGACAGCAAGGCTGTGACAAATCTTTCTGA
- the LOC139296810 gene encoding COP9 signalosome complex subunit 9-like produces the protein MPLKDQSNSTVMKPAVDEMFPEGAGPYVDLDEAGGSTGLLMDLAANEKAVHSDFFNDFEDLFDDDDIH, from the exons ATGCCACTAAAGGATCAGTCCAACTCGACCGTCATGAAACCAGCAGTGGATGAGATGTTTCCGGAGGGCGCTGGACCGTACGTCGATCTGGATGAG GCTGGGGGAAGCACAGGACTGCTGATGGACCTGGCTGCCAATGAAAAGGCAGTTCATTCAGACTTCTTCAATG ATTTTGAGGAtctgtttgatgatgatgacatccACTGA